A DNA window from bacterium contains the following coding sequences:
- a CDS encoding long-chain fatty acid--CoA ligase, which translates to MDRPWLRHYDEGVPATLSYPDIPLFGLLEESARRFPNRPAVILAGPKFSATLTYRQIDGLANRFANALIAQGVRPGDRIALHLPNLPQFIVCFYGALKAGAAVVPINPLYTARELTRVLKNSEPSVVVTLSRLAPQVNEALAESSGVSVIISEPYDFFPWLWRLIARLRMRGQSGAVTGPRLTALLRRASPRPPKVPVDPESLAVLQYTGGTTGVPKGAMLSHRNLVVNCTQMRHWLSDIGEGEERFLAVVPFFHVYGLTVALNTPVAVGASVICVLMAMFDTRLVAETIARYRPTIFPGAPAVYLAINQLKDVRRYDLSSVKVCVSGSASMPREVQAEFERLTGATVVEGYGLTEASPGTHTNPVHGLRKTGSIGLPMPDTDARIVDQDTGEGDVAPGEAGELIIRGPQVMQGYWRTPEETAATLRDGWLYTGDIARMDDDGYFYIVDRKKDLVIIGGLKVYPREIEEVLHEHPKVREAVVVGVPHRVRGEQLVAQVVLKDGAAGDAREVRREIIEFCRSRLATYKVPRRVRVVDALPKSAVGKPLRREIREAEAARSGEED; encoded by the coding sequence GTGGACCGGCCATGGCTCCGCCACTACGATGAAGGGGTCCCCGCGACACTCTCTTATCCCGATATTCCGCTGTTCGGGCTGCTTGAGGAGAGCGCGCGAAGGTTCCCCAACCGCCCCGCCGTCATTCTGGCGGGCCCAAAGTTCTCGGCCACGCTGACCTACCGCCAGATTGACGGGCTCGCCAACCGGTTCGCCAACGCGTTGATCGCGCAGGGCGTCCGGCCGGGCGACCGAATCGCGCTCCACCTCCCGAACCTGCCGCAGTTCATCGTGTGTTTCTACGGCGCGCTCAAGGCGGGAGCGGCGGTGGTGCCCATCAATCCGCTGTATACGGCCCGTGAGCTCACGCGAGTCCTCAAGAATTCGGAGCCGAGCGTGGTGGTCACCCTCTCACGTCTGGCGCCGCAGGTCAATGAAGCGCTCGCGGAGTCAAGCGGCGTGTCGGTGATCATCAGCGAGCCGTACGATTTCTTTCCCTGGCTGTGGAGACTGATCGCCCGGCTGCGCATGCGGGGGCAGAGTGGCGCGGTGACCGGACCCCGGCTCACGGCACTCCTCCGGCGGGCCTCCCCTCGCCCGCCGAAGGTCCCCGTCGATCCGGAAAGCCTCGCCGTTCTGCAGTATACAGGCGGCACGACGGGCGTCCCCAAGGGCGCCATGCTGAGCCACCGGAACCTCGTCGTCAACTGCACGCAGATGCGGCATTGGCTCAGCGACATCGGGGAGGGCGAGGAACGGTTCCTGGCGGTCGTGCCCTTCTTCCACGTGTACGGGCTCACGGTCGCGCTCAATACCCCGGTCGCCGTCGGGGCGAGCGTGATCTGCGTGCTCATGGCCATGTTCGACACGCGGCTCGTGGCGGAGACGATCGCCCGGTACCGGCCCACCATCTTTCCCGGCGCCCCTGCCGTGTATCTTGCCATCAACCAACTGAAGGACGTCCGGCGATACGACCTGTCCTCGGTCAAGGTCTGCGTGAGCGGCTCGGCGAGCATGCCGCGGGAAGTCCAGGCCGAATTCGAGCGGCTCACCGGCGCGACCGTCGTGGAAGGGTACGGCCTGACCGAAGCCTCGCCGGGCACCCACACAAACCCCGTCCACGGCCTGCGCAAGACGGGCAGCATCGGCCTGCCGATGCCCGACACCGACGCCCGAATCGTAGATCAGGATACCGGCGAGGGCGACGTGGCGCCCGGCGAGGCCGGGGAACTGATCATCCGCGGCCCGCAGGTGATGCAGGGCTACTGGCGCACGCCCGAGGAGACGGCCGCGACGCTCCGGGACGGCTGGCTCTACACGGGGGACATCGCCAGGATGGACGACGATGGGTACTTCTACATCGTCGATCGCAAGAAGGACCTGGTGATCATCGGGGGCCTGAAAGTCTACCCCCGCGAGATCGAAGAGGTGCTGCACGAGCACCCCAAGGTGCGCGAGGCGGTGGTCGTCGGCGTCCCGCACCGGGTCCGGGGAGAGCAACTCGTCGCCCAGGTGGTCCTCAAGGACGGCGCCGCCGGCGACGCGCGCGAGGTCCGCCGCGAGATCATCGAGTTCTGCCGATCGCGGCTCGCCACATACAAGGTCCCCCGGCGGGTGCGGGTCGTCGACGCCCTGCCCAAGTCCGCCGTGGGGAAGCCGCTCCGGCGCGAAATCCGCGAGGCCGAGGCCGCGCGGAGCGGCGAGGAGGATTGA
- a CDS encoding lysophospholipid acyltransferase family protein gives MDGYAAFQWVFKGLLKLGFGLEVTGEEHVPRSGPVILAANHGSQIDPLVVAAAVPRRCTFLAAAELLTMPVLGALIRPFRPVPIKRGRLDRGAIQECLARLGRGEALVIFPEGKISTDGRLQPAHDGLAFLAGLARVPIIPVGIAGTYEVWPLGTRMPRRGRISVRIGEAFVPAGAPTRRDQSALTARVMDAIVRLSGGAVAASEDAGMPGLRAAS, from the coding sequence ATGGACGGATACGCGGCGTTTCAATGGGTCTTCAAGGGACTCCTCAAACTAGGCTTCGGGTTGGAGGTCACAGGCGAGGAGCACGTCCCGCGAAGCGGCCCCGTGATTCTCGCCGCCAACCACGGCAGCCAGATCGATCCCCTTGTGGTGGCGGCGGCCGTGCCGCGGCGGTGCACGTTCCTGGCCGCGGCGGAGTTGCTCACGATGCCCGTGCTGGGCGCGCTCATCCGTCCATTCCGGCCTGTCCCGATCAAGCGCGGACGGCTCGACCGCGGTGCGATTCAGGAGTGCCTGGCGCGCCTCGGGCGCGGCGAGGCGCTCGTGATCTTCCCAGAGGGGAAGATCAGCACCGACGGTCGCCTCCAGCCCGCCCACGACGGTCTCGCGTTCCTGGCAGGGCTGGCCCGCGTGCCGATTATCCCGGTCGGGATCGCCGGGACCTACGAGGTGTGGCCGCTCGGAACGAGAATGCCCCGCCGAGGGAGGATCTCGGTCCGCATCGGGGAGGCTTTCGTGCCGGCAGGCGCGCCGACGAGACGCGACCAATCGGCGCTGACCGCGCGGGTCATGGATGCGATTGTTCGGCTGTCGGGCGGTGCCGTGGCAGCCTCAGAGGACGCTGGAATGCCCGGCTTGCGCGCCGCGAGTTGA
- a CDS encoding methyltransferase domain-containing protein, translating into MESVEVRDAPTAWPNVDQAVDPARLVRYLDAVGAIVEAQQYKRQTFAALEIEPGHRVLDVGCGTGEDVRMLAQFVGLAGRAVGVDSSNVMITEATRRALGTDLPVEFRAASVYCLPFPDAAFDGCRADRMFQHLDDPRTALCEMSRVVRSGGRIVVSEPDWDTLIVDADRDATRMILHARCDRYRSGRIGRQLAGLFRKCGLLDVVTMPPTTFVVTSYDRANDIFGLRDAADRARDAGVVSAAQAGDWLGQLEEADRTGCFFSAGTLFTVVGRRA; encoded by the coding sequence GTGGAGTCCGTGGAGGTCCGCGATGCACCAACGGCATGGCCCAACGTTGACCAGGCGGTCGATCCGGCCCGACTGGTGCGCTACCTGGATGCGGTGGGGGCAATCGTGGAAGCCCAACAGTACAAGCGCCAAACGTTCGCCGCTCTCGAGATTGAGCCCGGTCATCGCGTGCTCGACGTCGGCTGCGGGACCGGTGAGGACGTGCGCATGCTCGCGCAGTTCGTGGGGTTGGCCGGTCGCGCCGTCGGTGTGGACAGCAGCAACGTCATGATCACGGAGGCCACGCGGCGGGCGCTGGGCACCGATCTGCCGGTCGAGTTCCGCGCCGCGAGCGTCTACTGCCTCCCGTTTCCTGACGCCGCCTTCGACGGCTGCCGGGCCGACAGGATGTTCCAGCACCTGGACGATCCCCGGACCGCCCTGTGTGAGATGAGTCGGGTCGTCCGCTCCGGCGGGCGGATCGTCGTGAGCGAGCCCGACTGGGACACCCTCATCGTCGATGCCGATCGGGACGCGACTCGAATGATTCTGCACGCCCGCTGCGACCGATACCGGAGCGGCCGGATCGGCCGGCAGCTGGCAGGCCTCTTTCGGAAGTGCGGGCTACTCGACGTCGTGACCATGCCGCCCACGACGTTCGTCGTCACGTCGTACGACCGGGCCAACGACATCTTTGGATTGCGGGACGCGGCCGATCGCGCCCGCGATGCAGGCGTCGTGTCCGCGGCCCAGGCCGGCGATTGGCTCGGGCAACTGGAAGAGGCCGATCGGACCGGGTGTTTCTTCAGCGCCGGGACGCTCTTCACCGTGGTGGGGCGGCGGGCGTGA
- a CDS encoding tetratricopeptide repeat protein, protein MCTVVIIGAVAAVVAGSERAGADTGQVQVVVARDILNGDPVGVESAFTGTDPQACIHVTLHDVDESHLVRVVAYRPDGSLYESSQTKTPTPPWHKYYPKYRIWWCVSIAEHEPAFRVGEWRVDVFLDGRLARTVGFDIVGMGLDEEEKAAARLQTLQSRVDANPSDARAHVDLAEAYIDLHKLDEAATQLQRAIALDPGMASAHAVLGYVNLRQGRLDEAERSLLQAVKLRDDYTWARYQLAFVYKAKGDTARATEQFQRVVRLAGDTSIGKSAQEELAKLGAAPQ, encoded by the coding sequence GTGTGCACAGTCGTGATCATCGGGGCCGTCGCCGCGGTGGTGGCCGGCTCCGAGCGGGCAGGCGCCGACACCGGTCAGGTGCAGGTGGTCGTGGCGCGGGATATCCTCAACGGCGATCCCGTCGGGGTGGAGAGCGCGTTTACGGGGACCGACCCGCAGGCCTGTATTCACGTCACGCTGCACGATGTCGACGAGTCCCACCTCGTGCGGGTCGTCGCCTACCGGCCGGACGGCTCTTTGTACGAGTCCTCCCAAACGAAAACGCCGACCCCTCCGTGGCACAAGTACTATCCGAAGTACCGGATCTGGTGGTGTGTGTCGATCGCGGAGCATGAACCGGCGTTTCGGGTTGGGGAATGGCGCGTCGACGTGTTCCTCGACGGGCGCTTGGCGCGCACCGTGGGATTCGACATCGTCGGTATGGGGCTCGATGAGGAGGAGAAGGCGGCCGCCCGGCTGCAGACGCTCCAATCACGGGTGGATGCCAATCCGTCTGATGCGAGAGCTCACGTGGATCTTGCGGAAGCCTATATCGACCTCCACAAGCTTGACGAGGCGGCGACGCAGCTCCAGCGCGCCATCGCGCTCGACCCCGGAATGGCCTCAGCGCATGCCGTGCTCGGCTACGTGAACCTACGCCAGGGGCGCCTGGATGAGGCGGAGCGGAGTCTGCTCCAGGCGGTCAAACTCAGGGACGACTATACGTGGGCCCGCTATCAACTCGCGTTTGTCTACAAGGCGAAGGGAGATACGGCCCGCGCGACCGAGCAATTTCAGCGGGTCGTTCGGCTCGCAGGCGACACCTCGATCGGAAAGAGCGCACAGGAGGAACTGGCCAAGCTGGGCGCCGCGCCTCAATAG
- a CDS encoding DUF2157 domain-containing protein, with amino-acid sequence MNIAKRDLIRAATECGVSDQQAELLWNTLDGRQAGFRRFDVPTVAYYLGALVVMAAMGWFMTTAWERFGGRGILLIATVYAACFALVGYRLWQSKNYRVPGGLLVTFAVWMVPLAIYGLERTTGLWPQGDPGAYAGYYMWIKGSWFLMELGTITAGLVALRFVRFPFLTFPIAFAFWYMSMDLAPLLLGRPHDVLWYGDDALWVSLGVGLIMLVLSALVDRRTVEDYARWGYLFGLLSFAGGLTVLMRTESSWAAYVAVNLALMFTAVVLQRRVFLVFGAIGVYVYLGRLAYVVFKDSVMFPFALTVLGLAIIYGGVLYQRHHERIESGIRAIWSGRPSAAAD; translated from the coding sequence GTGAACATCGCCAAGCGCGATCTCATTCGCGCCGCCACGGAATGCGGGGTATCCGACCAACAGGCGGAGCTCTTGTGGAACACGCTCGACGGACGCCAAGCGGGATTCAGGCGTTTCGACGTACCCACCGTCGCGTACTACCTGGGCGCCCTGGTCGTGATGGCCGCGATGGGGTGGTTCATGACCACGGCTTGGGAGCGGTTCGGCGGCCGCGGCATCCTGCTCATCGCGACGGTGTACGCCGCCTGCTTTGCGCTGGTTGGATACCGGCTCTGGCAGAGCAAAAACTACCGGGTTCCCGGGGGGCTGCTCGTGACGTTCGCGGTCTGGATGGTGCCGCTCGCGATCTACGGGCTCGAACGGACGACAGGTCTTTGGCCCCAGGGCGATCCCGGCGCGTACGCCGGCTACTACATGTGGATCAAGGGAAGTTGGTTCCTCATGGAGCTCGGGACTATTACGGCCGGCCTCGTCGCGCTGCGGTTCGTTCGATTCCCCTTCCTCACGTTTCCGATCGCGTTCGCCTTCTGGTACATGTCGATGGATCTGGCCCCTTTGCTGCTCGGACGGCCGCACGATGTGCTGTGGTACGGCGATGACGCTCTGTGGGTATCGCTCGGCGTGGGGCTGATCATGCTGGTCCTGTCGGCCCTGGTCGACCGGCGAACAGTGGAGGACTACGCCCGTTGGGGCTACCTGTTTGGCCTGCTCTCATTTGCCGGCGGTCTTACGGTGCTGATGCGCACGGAGTCGTCGTGGGCGGCCTACGTCGCCGTCAACCTGGCCTTGATGTTCACGGCAGTCGTCCTGCAGCGCCGCGTGTTTCTCGTCTTCGGCGCGATCGGAGTCTACGTCTACCTCGGGCGCCTCGCCTACGTCGTGTTCAAGGACTCCGTCATGTTCCCGTTCGCGTTGACCGTGCTCGGGCTCGCCATCATCTACGGGGGCGTGCTCTACCAGCGCCATCACGAGCGGATCGAGTCGGGCATCCGCGCGATATGGTCGGGGCGGCCGTCCGCGGCGGCCGACTGA
- a CDS encoding DUF5652 family protein: MGPLGFWPRIPHLHPALLAGLIVWSLIWKGLALWRAARAEQPAWFVVLLVVNTAGLLEIAYLLFFAPRPRESA; the protein is encoded by the coding sequence ATGGGGCCACTCGGATTCTGGCCACGAATACCGCACCTCCACCCGGCCCTGCTGGCGGGGCTGATCGTGTGGTCGCTGATTTGGAAGGGGCTCGCGTTGTGGAGGGCCGCCCGGGCGGAGCAACCAGCGTGGTTTGTCGTGCTCCTCGTCGTGAACACAGCCGGGCTGCTGGAAATCGCGTACTTGCTGTTCTTCGCCCCGCGCCCCCGCGAGTCCGCCTAA
- a CDS encoding cupin domain-containing protein codes for MGSSTGDVRQGVDGGDGVLTVRGSPVHRTWNNIRYKTGLSANNVGAKKLSMNVAVIPPGGVAYAHIHVGFEVMLYILQGRVRHEYGPDCSRRIDNEAGDFIFIEPGIPHEVFNLSDTEPVVAVVARSDASEWENIVPYERRR; via the coding sequence GTGGGATCTTCGACCGGCGACGTTAGGCAGGGCGTGGACGGCGGCGACGGCGTCCTCACCGTCCGCGGGAGCCCGGTGCACAGGACCTGGAATAACATTCGGTACAAGACGGGACTGTCCGCGAACAACGTCGGCGCGAAGAAGCTGTCCATGAACGTGGCGGTGATTCCGCCCGGCGGCGTCGCGTACGCTCATATTCACGTCGGGTTCGAGGTCATGCTCTATATTCTGCAGGGCCGGGTCCGCCACGAATACGGTCCGGACTGTTCGCGCCGGATCGACAACGAAGCGGGCGACTTCATCTTCATCGAGCCGGGGATCCCCCACGAGGTGTTTAACCTGAGCGATACGGAGCCTGTGGTCGCCGTGGTGGCGCGGTCCGACGCGTCGGAATGGGAAAACATCGTCCCATACGAGCGGCGGCGGTAG
- a CDS encoding serine protease, whose product MQADACRPAAARVPTVLLVLCALVAAGPMPGPPAARAGAPAFGPGVFIVVTVDAGTWAPYEYGSAFFFNAEGDAYTASHVVSQAVTHADLRLVAIVDGVEYIARAVCWNPASPDGTNTYNRDVAVIHVGPEVPLFPIGSYPPADRRLAALPLAVRRGSAPVAGRAVWIAGFGGRRAGPVFVPRTQRGRVMRVEPLPDGTVVARIQFPLDAAPADGDSGGPILDAQRAVVGMADWRRTHPLTPGTAELDGVAAASLGCVARVPPERNRLDPSNTPLRMP is encoded by the coding sequence ATGCAGGCCGACGCGTGTCGTCCGGCGGCGGCGCGGGTGCCGACGGTGCTGCTCGTGCTGTGCGCCCTTGTGGCGGCCGGCCCCATGCCCGGCCCGCCCGCGGCGCGCGCCGGTGCGCCCGCATTTGGGCCCGGCGTGTTCATCGTCGTGACGGTGGACGCGGGTACCTGGGCACCCTATGAGTACGGGTCGGCATTCTTCTTCAATGCCGAAGGCGACGCCTACACGGCATCGCACGTCGTCTCGCAGGCGGTGACCCATGCGGACCTGAGACTCGTCGCCATCGTGGACGGGGTCGAGTACATCGCCCGCGCCGTGTGCTGGAATCCGGCCTCGCCCGACGGGACGAATACGTACAACCGGGACGTCGCGGTCATTCACGTCGGGCCCGAGGTCCCGTTGTTCCCGATCGGATCCTATCCCCCCGCGGACCGGCGGTTGGCCGCCCTTCCGCTCGCGGTGCGGCGGGGCAGCGCGCCCGTGGCGGGACGCGCCGTGTGGATCGCGGGGTTCGGCGGGCGCCGCGCGGGGCCTGTTTTTGTGCCGCGCACCCAACGGGGACGCGTCATGCGCGTCGAGCCGCTCCCCGACGGCACGGTGGTCGCCAGAATCCAATTCCCGCTTGACGCCGCGCCGGCGGACGGGGATTCCGGCGGTCCCATCCTGGACGCGCAGCGGGCCGTCGTCGGCATGGCCGACTGGAGGCGGACACACCCGCTCACCCCGGGGACCGCGGAGTTGGACGGCGTCGCCGCGGCGTCGCTCGGATGCGTGGCGCGGGTTCCCCCGGAACGCAACCGGCTGGATCCCTCGAATACACCACTCCGGATGCCGTAG
- a CDS encoding DUF2630 family protein, which yields MQDPDVVGHINQLAGEEHALWEKETRGEATEEDRLRLKRIQVALDQCWDYLNQRRALRDARHNPDDAKVRDATTVERYQQ from the coding sequence ATGCAGGATCCGGACGTCGTCGGTCACATCAATCAGCTGGCGGGCGAGGAACACGCGCTGTGGGAGAAAGAGACGCGCGGCGAGGCGACGGAGGAAGACCGGTTGCGCCTCAAGCGGATCCAGGTCGCCCTGGACCAGTGCTGGGACTATCTGAATCAGCGACGCGCCCTCCGGGACGCCCGCCACAACCCTGACGACGCCAAGGTGCGCGACGCGACGACGGTCGAGCGCTATCAGCAATAG
- a CDS encoding GNAT family N-acetyltransferase, whose amino-acid sequence MPFGIRSIRPDDAEECGAVAFEAHRAVAAAHNFPPEHPSAEFSTGLIKTKVADPNAVGMVAEDSGRIIGSGFLNTFPGTPVAAVGPLTVHPSAEGGAGRRLLEALLDEARSRRFDRVRLVQSPSHLRSLALYAKAGFTVREPLVLVQAPSSPGRGSQGTRVRPAVRGDLAACHELCTHVHGFARDFELSLAFGQETALACEDAGRITGYATGLGLRGHAVARTTRDLCDLIAAAPRLPAPGFFVPARNGELLRWLLDAGFRLVWPAHLMTVGDYAEPRGAFLPSIAF is encoded by the coding sequence ATGCCGTTCGGGATTCGGTCGATCCGGCCGGATGATGCGGAAGAGTGTGGCGCGGTCGCCTTCGAAGCCCATCGCGCCGTTGCGGCCGCGCACAACTTCCCTCCGGAGCACCCATCCGCGGAGTTCTCGACCGGCCTCATCAAGACGAAGGTGGCCGACCCCAACGCGGTGGGGATGGTCGCCGAAGACAGCGGCCGGATCATTGGGAGCGGCTTTCTCAATACGTTTCCCGGCACGCCCGTCGCGGCGGTCGGGCCGCTCACGGTGCATCCGTCCGCCGAAGGCGGGGCAGGCCGGCGCCTGCTTGAGGCCCTCCTGGACGAAGCCCGCAGCCGGCGATTCGATCGGGTGCGCCTCGTGCAGTCTCCGAGTCACCTGCGTTCGCTCGCATTGTACGCAAAGGCCGGTTTCACGGTGCGGGAACCGCTGGTCCTCGTCCAGGCCCCCTCGTCGCCGGGGCGCGGCTCCCAGGGGACGCGCGTGCGTCCGGCCGTCCGAGGCGATCTCGCCGCCTGCCACGAGCTGTGTACGCACGTCCACGGGTTTGCCCGTGATTTTGAGCTATCGCTCGCCTTCGGTCAGGAGACCGCGCTCGCATGCGAAGACGCCGGCCGGATTACCGGCTACGCCACGGGGCTCGGCCTCCGCGGACACGCCGTGGCCCGCACGACGCGCGACCTCTGCGACCTGATCGCCGCGGCTCCACGACTGCCGGCGCCCGGCTTCTTCGTGCCGGCCCGGAACGGGGAGCTCCTCCGATGGCTGCTCGACGCCGGCTTCCGGTTGGTGTGGCCGGCCCATCTCATGACGGTCGGAGACTATGCGGAGCCGCGCGGCGCGTTCTTGCCCTCAATCGCCTTCTAA
- a CDS encoding aldo/keto reductase: MERRPLGRTGLSVSALGFGAGAVGGLMVRGDRADQTAAVARALDAGVTYFDTAPSYGDGRSEENLGRVLRELGAWGRVVVGTKVRLQPDGLANPVAAIERSCEASLRRLGRESVDLLQLHNPITGSQAAGPPVVGSGHAVTLETVGGPVAEGMRRLVARGLVRHIGITGLGQTAALHAAVASGAFATIQTYFNALNPSAGFPGASGGEQDFEGLIGAAAAAGVGVINIRVLAAGALAARPARHPNAGDPGPLLAAGTEYGRNLERAAAIRGLAADLGCEGPVELALRFALATPGISTVLVGYSGQGQLEDALRWTARGPVAGDVMRRVVDLARSS; this comes from the coding sequence GTGGAACGGCGACCGCTCGGCCGGACAGGCCTGTCCGTCTCCGCCCTGGGGTTCGGCGCCGGCGCGGTGGGCGGCCTGATGGTGCGGGGCGATCGCGCCGACCAGACGGCGGCCGTCGCGCGGGCGCTGGACGCCGGCGTGACGTATTTCGATACCGCGCCGAGTTACGGAGACGGCCGCTCGGAAGAAAATCTCGGACGGGTCCTCCGCGAGCTCGGCGCGTGGGGCCGCGTCGTCGTGGGCACGAAGGTGCGGCTGCAGCCGGACGGCCTCGCGAATCCCGTCGCGGCGATCGAGCGCTCGTGCGAGGCGAGCCTGCGCCGGCTGGGACGCGAATCCGTGGATCTCCTCCAGCTCCACAACCCCATCACCGGGAGTCAGGCGGCCGGCCCGCCGGTCGTGGGCAGCGGCCACGCCGTCACGCTCGAGACCGTCGGCGGACCGGTGGCCGAGGGGATGCGGCGGCTCGTCGCGCGCGGGCTCGTGCGCCACATCGGCATCACCGGCCTGGGGCAAACCGCGGCCCTGCACGCTGCCGTTGCCTCGGGCGCCTTTGCGACCATCCAAACGTACTTCAATGCCCTGAACCCCAGCGCCGGCTTCCCGGGTGCGAGCGGCGGCGAACAGGACTTCGAGGGACTGATCGGCGCGGCCGCGGCGGCGGGCGTGGGCGTCATCAACATTCGCGTGCTCGCGGCGGGTGCGCTGGCTGCCCGCCCGGCCCGGCACCCCAACGCCGGCGATCCCGGGCCGCTCCTGGCCGCGGGGACCGAGTATGGGCGCAATCTCGAGCGGGCCGCCGCGATTCGCGGCCTCGCCGCGGACCTGGGTTGCGAAGGGCCGGTGGAGCTCGCGCTGCGCTTCGCCCTCGCGACGCCGGGCATCTCAACCGTGCTCGTCGGCTACTCCGGCCAGGGACAGCTGGAAGACGCCCTCCGGTGGACGGCACGGGGGCCGGTCGCCGGCGACGTCATGCGCCGCGTGGTCGACTTAGCCCGGTCCTCTTAG
- a CDS encoding MoaD/ThiS family protein produces MIRVVLPAHLRTLAKAGGEVTLQVEGQATQRSVLDAVEARYPMLRGAIRDHATQERRALVRFFACGRDLSHEPPDAPLPEAVASGAEPFLIVGAIAGGAPRS; encoded by the coding sequence ATGATCCGGGTCGTGCTGCCGGCGCACCTTCGGACCCTCGCGAAGGCGGGCGGCGAGGTGACCCTGCAGGTGGAGGGGCAGGCGACGCAGCGCTCGGTTCTCGATGCCGTCGAGGCCCGCTACCCGATGCTGCGCGGCGCGATCCGCGACCATGCCACGCAGGAGCGCCGGGCGCTCGTGCGGTTCTTCGCGTGCGGGCGGGACCTCTCGCACGAGCCCCCGGACGCGCCGCTGCCCGAGGCGGTGGCTTCCGGGGCCGAGCCCTTCTTGATCGTGGGCGCGATCGCAGGCGGAGCGCCCCGGAGCTAG
- a CDS encoding sialidase family protein, which yields MSTVRVLVGTRKGAFVLTSDGKRERWEVSGPHFGGWEIYHVKASAADPSRLYASQTSAWFGQQIQRSSDGGTTWEPVGNQFSYAGVPGTHQWYDGTPHPWEFKRVWHLEPSRTDPDVVYAGVEDAALFRSTDGGKTWAELPGLRGHGSGPHWAPGAGGMCLHTIMLDPGDPRRIYIAISAAGVFRTDDAGATWRPANRGLRSEHIPDPTAEVGHCVHRIAMHGSRPGTLFMQKHWDVMRSDDAGESWREISGNLPSDFGFVVDVHAHEPETIYVIPIKSDSEHYPPEGRLRVYRSRTGGNEWEALTKGLPQRDCYVNVLRDAMAVDALDACGLYFGTTGGQVYASADAGDSWAPIVRDLPAVLSVEVQTLA from the coding sequence ATGAGTACCGTGCGAGTTCTGGTAGGCACACGCAAAGGCGCATTCGTCCTGACGTCCGACGGGAAGCGGGAGCGGTGGGAGGTCAGCGGCCCTCACTTCGGCGGTTGGGAAATCTACCACGTCAAGGCCTCGGCCGCGGATCCGAGCCGGCTGTACGCGTCGCAAACCAGCGCCTGGTTCGGGCAGCAGATCCAGCGGTCGAGTGACGGCGGGACCACCTGGGAGCCCGTCGGCAACCAATTCTCGTACGCGGGCGTGCCCGGCACGCACCAGTGGTACGACGGGACCCCGCACCCGTGGGAATTCAAGCGCGTCTGGCATCTCGAGCCCTCGCGGACCGATCCCGATGTCGTGTACGCGGGCGTCGAAGACGCCGCGCTGTTCCGGTCCACCGACGGCGGCAAGACGTGGGCGGAGCTTCCCGGACTGCGCGGCCACGGGTCGGGACCTCACTGGGCGCCCGGCGCCGGCGGGATGTGCCTGCACACGATCATGCTGGATCCGGGCGATCCCCGCCGGATCTACATCGCCATCTCGGCCGCGGGCGTGTTCCGGACCGATGACGCGGGCGCGACCTGGCGGCCGGCCAACCGGGGCCTGCGGTCGGAGCACATACCCGACCCGACCGCCGAAGTCGGCCACTGCGTGCACCGCATCGCGATGCACGGGTCCCGGCCCGGCACGCTCTTCATGCAGAAGCACTGGGACGTCATGCGGAGCGACGATGCCGGCGAGTCGTGGCGCGAGATCAGCGGCAACCTGCCGAGCGACTTCGGCTTCGTGGTGGACGTGCACGCCCACGAACCGGAAACCATCTACGTCATCCCGATCAAGAGCGACTCCGAGCACTATCCGCCGGAAGGCCGGCTGCGCGTGTACCGCAGCCGGACGGGCGGCAACGAGTGGGAAGCGCTCACGAAGGGCCTGCCGCAGCGTGACTGCTACGTCAACGTGCTGCGGGACGCGATGGCCGTGGACGCGCTCGACGCGTGCGGGCTTTATTTCGGGACGACGGGCGGGCAGGTCTACGCGTCCGCCGACGCGGGCGACAGCTGGGCGCCGATCGTCCGTGATCTGCCGGCCGTGCTGTCCGTGGAAGTACAGACCCTGGCATGA